Proteins co-encoded in one uncultured Draconibacterium sp. genomic window:
- a CDS encoding RagB/SusD family nutrient uptake outer membrane protein: MKIKNYLKIFTTTVVAIALFSSCDDDYLERQYEGGTLDDEQVQETVEALPARINSSISGMYSLLGKPDGFYDRGVDSYRADDMGYSGMALSQDLNSGIMTNAVSGYDWFSTSLEYSDRTPTYANPQMRYGLFYKVIYAANDVLSAIPEDTETDQLIYARGQAKAMRAFCYLSLVPYFQFKYVGNETKPSVPIVEEGTDFRNNPRASLTDMYTYILQNLTDAIEDLDGYARTNKGAIDQNVAYGLRARAYLNMEKWSEAAADAESAMAGYDPYSISELTEPGFNQASDHNWIWALLLPTDVISDANYATWPSQLGSFSGDAYVSYAGIYRSINNLLYDKINDTDVRKGWWLNEDRTSPYLEGLSWVDQAEGITYEGQDIATANIANVKAPMQAYANVKFGQRSGIGSTYNDGDWCMMRAEEMILIRAEAIAMGGNPGQGKQILEDFVKTYRDPSYSTSASSADDIQNEVWLQRRIELWGEGFGMSDAMRLGRNIIRYHPGQPTNVPEDYRFNLSKDDPWLLLRFVQGETNNNSAVEQNEGGAQPAQGDGATLLDGVL; this comes from the coding sequence ATGAAAATAAAGAATTATTTAAAAATATTTACAACAACAGTTGTTGCAATAGCCTTGTTTTCATCATGTGATGATGACTATTTAGAAAGGCAGTATGAAGGTGGAACTTTAGATGATGAGCAGGTTCAGGAAACGGTAGAAGCGTTACCTGCCAGAATTAATTCATCGATAAGTGGAATGTATTCATTATTGGGAAAACCAGATGGCTTTTATGATCGCGGTGTTGATTCTTACAGAGCCGATGATATGGGCTATTCAGGAATGGCATTAAGCCAGGACTTGAATAGTGGTATTATGACTAATGCAGTTTCAGGATATGACTGGTTTTCAACTTCGTTGGAGTATTCAGATCGCACGCCTACTTATGCAAATCCACAAATGCGTTACGGATTGTTCTATAAAGTAATCTATGCTGCTAATGATGTGCTAAGTGCGATTCCTGAAGATACAGAAACAGACCAATTAATTTATGCTCGTGGTCAGGCAAAAGCAATGAGGGCATTTTGTTACCTTTCATTAGTACCTTATTTCCAATTCAAATATGTGGGGAACGAAACAAAACCTTCTGTTCCAATTGTTGAAGAAGGTACTGATTTTAGGAATAATCCAAGGGCTTCTTTAACTGATATGTATACCTACATTTTACAAAACTTAACAGATGCTATCGAAGATCTTGATGGGTATGCGAGGACTAACAAAGGAGCTATTGATCAAAATGTGGCTTATGGACTACGTGCAAGAGCTTACCTGAATATGGAAAAATGGAGTGAAGCTGCTGCCGATGCAGAAAGTGCTATGGCAGGTTATGATCCTTACTCTATTTCAGAATTAACAGAACCAGGATTTAACCAGGCCTCAGACCATAACTGGATATGGGCACTGCTTTTACCTACTGATGTTATTAGTGATGCCAATTATGCAACATGGCCTTCGCAGTTAGGTTCTTTTTCTGGTGATGCTTATGTATCCTATGCAGGTATTTACAGGTCTATCAATAATTTACTATACGATAAAATTAATGATACCGACGTACGAAAAGGTTGGTGGTTGAATGAGGACAGAACTTCTCCTTATCTGGAAGGTTTAAGCTGGGTAGACCAAGCAGAAGGTATTACCTATGAAGGGCAAGACATTGCAACCGCAAATATTGCTAATGTAAAAGCACCAATGCAAGCCTATGCTAATGTTAAATTTGGACAACGTTCAGGTATCGGTTCTACTTACAATGATGGTGATTGGTGCATGATGCGTGCTGAAGAAATGATTTTGATTAGAGCGGAGGCAATTGCTATGGGAGGAAACCCGGGACAAGGAAAACAGATATTGGAGGATTTTGTTAAAACATATCGTGATCCTTCGTATTCAACATCAGCTAGTTCTGCTGATGATATTCAGAATGAAGTATGGTTACAACGTCGTATTGAATTATGGGGAGAAGGATTTGGAATGAGTGATGCTATGCGTTTAGGAAGAAATATTATTCGCTACCATCCTGGTCAGCCAACAAATGTACCGGAAGATTATCGTTTTAATTTATCGAAAGACGATCCATGGTTACTTTTACGTTTTGTTCAAGGCGAAACAAACAACAATTCCGCTGTTGAACAAAATGAAGGTGGAGCACAGCCTGCGCAAGGAGATGGGGCTACCTTATTAGATGGCGTTTTATAA
- a CDS encoding SDR family oxidoreductase: protein MSNNLLKGKKGIIFGALNPDSIAWKVAVRAHEEGATVTLSNTPVAIRMGETNKLGEQINAEVIGADATNVEDLENLISKSMEALGGKIDFILHSIGMSPNVRKGRHYSDLDYNYLDKTLDVSAVSFHKVLQVARKMDAINEWGSVVALSYVAAQRSFFGYNDMADAKALLESIARSFGYIYGRERNVRVNTISQSPTITTAGNGVKGFDRLLDFSERMSPLGNATGDECADYCITLFSDLTKKVTMQNLFHDGGFSNMGMSLRALEQYEKGLDKICACDSDKPDAEEHRYD from the coding sequence ATGAGTAATAATTTATTAAAAGGAAAAAAGGGAATTATTTTTGGGGCATTAAATCCTGATTCAATTGCCTGGAAAGTGGCAGTAAGAGCACACGAAGAAGGAGCCACAGTAACATTATCAAATACCCCGGTTGCCATTCGTATGGGCGAAACAAACAAACTGGGTGAGCAAATTAATGCAGAAGTTATTGGTGCCGATGCAACCAATGTTGAGGATCTGGAAAACCTGATCAGCAAATCGATGGAAGCTTTAGGTGGTAAAATTGACTTCATTTTACACTCAATTGGGATGTCGCCAAACGTAAGAAAGGGACGCCATTACAGTGATTTGGATTATAACTACCTGGACAAAACCCTCGATGTGTCTGCAGTATCATTCCACAAGGTACTTCAGGTGGCCCGAAAAATGGATGCCATTAACGAATGGGGATCAGTAGTTGCCTTGTCGTATGTTGCGGCACAGCGTTCGTTCTTTGGCTATAACGATATGGCTGATGCAAAAGCATTGCTTGAATCGATTGCCCGTAGTTTTGGTTATATTTATGGTCGCGAACGTAATGTAAGAGTAAATACCATTTCGCAATCGCCAACGATTACAACAGCAGGGAACGGTGTGAAAGGTTTCGACCGTTTGTTAGACTTCTCTGAAAGAATGTCTCCTCTAGGAAATGCAACCGGTGATGAATGTGCTGATTACTGTATTACACTTTTTTCTGATTTAACGAAAAAAGTTACCATGCAAAACCTTTTCCACGATGGTGGATTCTCGAATATGGGAATGAGCCTGCGAGCATTGGAGCAATACGAAAAAGGTTTGGATAAAATATGTGCATGCGATAGTGATAAGCCTGACGCTGAAGAACATCGCTACGACTAA
- a CDS encoding Zn-dependent hydrolase yields MKKIVMLFMATTLLFSCSTNTKKEAKENTKMEVNQEIKKKADEFVSFKLTTDLSVLSENEKQMLPILLEAAKLMNDIYWQEAYGNKDELLSQDWDKYTLKFIKLNYGPWERLNANKPFLPGYDQKPAGANFYPKDMTKDEFEAWDDETKTSLYTLIRRDEEGALKSIPYHIAFEKEIRKAADLLLQAAELAEDAGLKKYLEERSKALLTDDYYASDVAWMEMKNNTIEFIIGPIENYEDQLYGYKAAHESFILLKDKDWSKRLEKYAALLPGLQKALPCEQPYKNETPGVDSDMNVYDAIYYAGDCNAGSKTIAINLPNDEEVRETKGSRKLQLKNSMQAKFDKILVPIADLLIAEDQRQHVKFDAFFENTMFHEVAHGLGLGNTVDQSTTVREALKDAYTSIEEGKADILGLWCVYQLKEMGELGEKDMMDNFVTFMAGIFRSVRFGAASAHGKANMMRFYYFQEMGAFTRDEATGTYRVDYDKMKDAMMNLSETILKIQGDGDYEKAKQIIEEKGFIREGLQKDLDRIGEAGIPRDIVFEQGSEVLGL; encoded by the coding sequence ATGAAAAAAATAGTCATGCTGTTTATGGCAACAACTCTATTATTTAGTTGTTCTACAAACACTAAAAAAGAAGCAAAAGAAAACACGAAAATGGAAGTGAATCAGGAAATAAAAAAGAAGGCCGACGAATTTGTATCGTTTAAATTAACTACCGATTTAAGCGTGCTCAGCGAGAATGAAAAGCAAATGTTGCCGATTTTGCTGGAAGCCGCTAAATTAATGAACGACATTTACTGGCAGGAAGCATATGGCAATAAAGACGAATTGTTGAGTCAGGACTGGGATAAATACACCCTAAAGTTTATAAAGCTGAATTATGGCCCTTGGGAGCGATTAAATGCAAATAAGCCATTTTTACCCGGTTACGATCAGAAACCGGCAGGTGCCAATTTCTATCCGAAAGATATGACTAAGGACGAATTTGAAGCTTGGGACGACGAAACAAAAACAAGTCTGTATACCTTGATCCGCCGCGACGAAGAAGGTGCTTTAAAATCCATACCATACCACATCGCATTCGAAAAAGAAATTAGAAAGGCTGCCGATTTGTTATTGCAGGCAGCTGAACTAGCGGAAGATGCCGGACTGAAAAAGTACCTGGAAGAGCGTTCGAAAGCGCTGCTAACCGATGATTATTATGCGAGTGATGTTGCGTGGATGGAAATGAAAAACAACACCATCGAGTTTATTATTGGCCCCATTGAAAATTACGAAGACCAACTATACGGATATAAAGCTGCACACGAATCGTTTATTCTGCTAAAAGATAAAGACTGGAGTAAACGGCTGGAGAAATATGCAGCATTGTTGCCTGGCTTGCAAAAGGCATTGCCATGTGAGCAACCATACAAAAATGAAACGCCGGGCGTTGATTCGGACATGAATGTTTACGATGCTATTTATTATGCCGGCGATTGTAATGCCGGAAGTAAAACCATTGCCATCAATTTGCCTAACGATGAAGAAGTGCGCGAAACAAAAGGTAGCCGTAAGCTACAGTTGAAAAATTCGATGCAGGCGAAGTTTGACAAAATATTGGTGCCAATTGCCGATCTGCTGATTGCAGAAGATCAGCGCCAGCATGTAAAATTCGATGCATTTTTCGAAAACACCATGTTTCATGAAGTGGCACATGGCCTTGGACTGGGAAATACTGTTGATCAAAGTACCACTGTTCGCGAAGCACTAAAAGATGCTTACACATCAATTGAAGAAGGGAAAGCCGATATTCTTGGGTTATGGTGCGTTTATCAACTCAAGGAAATGGGCGAGTTGGGCGAAAAAGATATGATGGACAACTTCGTGACGTTTATGGCTGGTATTTTCCGTTCAGTACGTTTTGGTGCTGCCAGTGCTCACGGTAAGGCAAACATGATGCGTTTTTACTACTTTCAGGAAATGGGAGCTTTTACTCGCGACGAGGCCACCGGCACCTATCGGGTAGATTACGATAAAATGAAAGATGCCATGATGAACCTGTCGGAAACTATTCTGAAAATTCAGGGCGATGGCGACTATGAGAAGGCTAAACAAATTATTGAAGAGAAAGGCTTTATTCGTGAAGGACTTCAGAAAGATCTGGATAGGATAGGAGAAGCCGGAATTCCGCGCGATATTGTTTTTGAGCAGGGATCTGAAGTTTTGGGCTTGTAA
- a CDS encoding TonB-dependent receptor, producing MKKYIILLFILFPFFSKSQTITGTVFGNDENGKQPLPGVNVVWEGTSNGTASKPDGSFKLKKETGQHMLVFSFVGYEPQTVHVHDNTAIEVVLQPNLELEEVTVIKKDRGTYLSVINPIQTENIGGAELHKAACCNLAESFETNPSVDVSYSDAVTGAKQIKLLGLDGTYSQLQVENIPNLRGLATTFGLTYIPGPWLESIQVSKGAASVLNGYESIAGQINAELKKPDSNEKLFLNVYGNNEGRYEFNGNTNIKVKGDTLTTGLFVHASDLSKENDHNHDGFLDSPLSSTFEVANRWKYNNHKGGMAQAGVTLLWDDRMGGQLGADRDMIPSVDNPYGVNIKNNRVDAFFKSGIVSQDNHRALAVLTNFVRHETESYYGLTTYDADETRFYGSVVYTQDLDEAAIHVLNSGASFIFDDFNEMLYNQDVQRTEKVPGIFTEYTFKPSDKLTLMAGIRADFHNIFGNFVTPRMHLRYNFADHYTIRASAGKGYRTANVISENTFLLANSRPISWTEDATQEEAWNFGFAFIQNYKLLDRDLSINAEFFRTDFQQKLVVDRETSSDFIYLRPSTEKAYANSFQFDVRWQPIERLDMLLAYRVNDIKETIGGELKDAPLTSDYKGLINLNYTTNLKKWMFDYTIQFNGGGRIPRVYEEGMDRADIAVDYFEFSPYTIMNAQVTKYFRYWNIYLGVENLTDFTQSNPIEGADDPFGPEFSATNIWGPTMGRKIYLGLRFNLNYE from the coding sequence ATGAAAAAATATATAATATTATTATTTATCCTTTTTCCTTTTTTCTCAAAATCGCAAACTATTACAGGGACGGTTTTTGGAAACGACGAAAATGGGAAACAGCCACTTCCGGGAGTTAATGTAGTGTGGGAAGGTACCAGCAATGGTACAGCCTCAAAACCAGATGGAAGCTTTAAATTAAAAAAGGAAACAGGACAGCACATGCTTGTTTTTAGTTTTGTTGGTTACGAGCCACAAACAGTTCATGTGCATGATAATACTGCAATCGAAGTGGTACTTCAGCCAAACCTGGAATTGGAGGAAGTAACCGTGATTAAAAAGGACAGGGGAACCTACTTATCGGTTATTAATCCTATTCAAACCGAAAATATTGGTGGCGCAGAACTGCATAAAGCCGCTTGTTGTAATCTGGCCGAAAGTTTTGAAACTAATCCTTCGGTTGATGTAAGTTACAGCGATGCCGTTACCGGAGCCAAACAAATTAAGCTGTTAGGGCTCGACGGAACCTATTCGCAACTTCAGGTTGAAAATATCCCGAACTTACGTGGTTTGGCCACAACCTTTGGATTAACCTATATTCCCGGCCCGTGGTTGGAGTCGATCCAGGTTTCGAAAGGTGCGGCTTCGGTACTAAACGGTTACGAATCGATTGCCGGACAAATAAACGCTGAATTAAAAAAGCCGGATAGCAATGAAAAACTCTTTTTGAATGTTTATGGCAACAACGAAGGTCGTTATGAATTTAATGGGAACACCAATATTAAAGTAAAAGGAGATACGCTCACAACCGGGCTTTTCGTGCATGCTAGCGATTTGTCGAAAGAAAATGATCATAACCACGATGGTTTTCTGGATTCGCCTTTGTCGAGCACATTTGAAGTGGCTAATCGCTGGAAATACAACAACCATAAAGGCGGAATGGCACAGGCCGGAGTTACTTTACTTTGGGACGACCGAATGGGAGGACAGCTCGGTGCCGACAGAGATATGATTCCTTCTGTTGACAATCCGTACGGTGTAAACATCAAAAACAATCGTGTTGATGCCTTTTTTAAGTCGGGAATCGTGTCGCAGGATAATCATCGTGCACTGGCTGTATTAACTAATTTTGTAAGGCATGAAACAGAGTCATATTATGGATTAACAACATACGATGCTGATGAAACGCGGTTTTACGGAAGTGTCGTTTATACACAGGATTTAGACGAAGCGGCTATTCACGTTTTAAATAGCGGTGCAAGTTTTATTTTCGATGATTTTAACGAAATGCTCTATAATCAGGATGTGCAGCGCACCGAAAAAGTTCCGGGCATATTTACTGAATATACGTTTAAACCCAGCGACAAGCTTACGCTGATGGCTGGTATTCGCGCCGATTTTCACAATATTTTTGGAAATTTTGTCACGCCACGTATGCACCTTCGTTATAATTTTGCTGATCATTATACCATTCGTGCCAGTGCAGGAAAAGGCTATCGAACAGCGAATGTTATTTCAGAAAATACATTTTTGCTGGCTAACTCGCGTCCAATTAGCTGGACCGAAGATGCCACACAGGAAGAAGCATGGAACTTTGGTTTTGCTTTTATTCAGAATTACAAATTACTGGATCGCGACCTGAGTATTAATGCTGAATTCTTCCGCACCGATTTTCAGCAAAAATTAGTAGTCGACAGGGAAACGTCGTCAGACTTTATTTACCTGAGGCCTTCAACTGAAAAGGCGTATGCAAATAGTTTTCAGTTTGATGTTCGTTGGCAGCCGATCGAGCGACTGGATATGTTACTGGCTTATCGTGTTAACGACATTAAAGAAACCATTGGCGGTGAATTAAAAGATGCGCCGTTAACCAGCGATTACAAGGGATTGATCAACCTGAATTACACTACCAATCTGAAAAAATGGATGTTTGATTACACCATTCAGTTTAACGGTGGCGGACGGATTCCGCGTGTATATGAAGAAGGGATGGATCGTGCTGATATTGCAGTAGACTATTTTGAGTTTTCGCCTTACACAATAATGAATGCCCAGGTAACGAAATATTTCCGCTACTGGAATATTTACCTTGGGGTTGAGAATCTTACTGATTTTACGCAGAGTAATCCAATTGAAGGCGCCGACGATCCTTTTGGACCAGAATTTAGCGCAACCAATATTTGGGGGCCAACAATGGGACGGAAGATATACCTGGGATTACGTTTTAATTTGAATTATGAATAA
- a CDS encoding cation transporter: protein MKKLILLLTVAMFIGFAGTEALAQKKGNKVVCFKSDMDCAQCEQTLQEYMKFEKGVKDLKVDHASNTIFVEYKEGKNSDDKLAAAIEKKGYKAEKITKKEYEEIVNHAKEHEHSEEVHKERK, encoded by the coding sequence ATGAAAAAGTTAATCTTATTATTGACTGTTGCAATGTTCATCGGTTTTGCAGGAACTGAAGCATTGGCACAGAAAAAAGGAAATAAAGTTGTTTGTTTTAAAAGCGACATGGATTGCGCTCAATGCGAGCAAACGCTTCAAGAGTACATGAAATTTGAAAAAGGCGTAAAAGACTTGAAAGTTGATCACGCTTCGAATACCATATTTGTTGAATACAAAGAGGGAAAAAACTCGGATGATAAACTGGCAGCAGCTATCGAAAAGAAAGGATACAAAGCCGAAAAGATCACGAAAAAGGAATATGAAGAGATTGTAAATCATGCGAAAGAGCATGAACACAGCGAGGAAGTTCATAAGGAAAGGAAATAA
- a CDS encoding IS4 family transposase produces the protein MSDMLTFGKVTVNKFCTTNTEKIGAYRMFGNNSFSHFELTEGVVSNCKANQGSTHLLCIQDTTEFNFTSHLQRIGKKDKDIGPVTKNDNAGFFCHPMLVINEKDKLPIGLSSIDLWNRNWDKQDKFERSYWKQDITEKESYRWIESARKTKSVLDKAPMLTVIGDRESDIFSEFVLIPEERTHLLVRSRINRKLAGEDVKLYEKLSQQEQKAVYDLEIKGNKKRKARTAKMSLKYVKLKIKRPEKLHDKNLPEYVELWAIEAREQPKTVPRAESPIVWRLLTTHPITEVDHAMKCLEWYGNRWFIEELFRIMKSKGFELEASQLETGAALKKQVVMALQVALTIMVLKLSLNKKEALNAELIFNQQQIEFIELLLKNEIEGKTKKQQNPYPSRSLAWCAWAIARLSGWSGYKSHGPPGYISMKNGLDTFNTKYEGYLVAMKFLKDVYKG, from the coding sequence ATGTCAGATATGCTTACCTTCGGTAAAGTTACTGTCAATAAATTTTGTACAACGAATACCGAAAAGATAGGAGCATATCGTATGTTTGGGAATAATAGTTTCAGCCATTTTGAATTAACAGAAGGTGTAGTTTCTAATTGTAAAGCCAACCAAGGTTCTACTCATCTTCTTTGTATCCAGGATACAACAGAGTTTAACTTTACCAGCCACCTACAACGGATTGGGAAAAAGGACAAGGATATTGGTCCGGTAACAAAAAATGATAATGCAGGTTTCTTTTGCCATCCGATGTTGGTGATAAACGAAAAGGATAAACTGCCTATCGGCTTGTCAAGCATTGATTTGTGGAACCGCAACTGGGACAAACAAGATAAATTTGAACGAAGTTATTGGAAACAAGATATCACAGAAAAGGAATCATACCGCTGGATTGAAAGCGCCCGAAAAACAAAATCTGTTTTAGACAAAGCACCAATGTTAACTGTTATCGGAGACAGGGAGTCTGATATTTTTAGTGAGTTTGTCCTTATCCCAGAAGAACGCACACACTTGCTCGTGCGTTCAAGAATAAACCGAAAATTGGCAGGAGAGGATGTGAAACTTTATGAAAAGTTATCGCAACAGGAACAAAAAGCTGTTTACGATTTAGAAATTAAAGGAAATAAAAAACGAAAAGCCCGGACAGCAAAAATGTCCTTAAAATATGTAAAGCTTAAAATAAAAAGGCCAGAAAAACTACATGATAAGAATCTTCCTGAATATGTTGAATTATGGGCTATTGAAGCCCGTGAACAGCCAAAGACAGTGCCCAGAGCAGAATCTCCAATAGTTTGGAGGTTATTGACTACGCACCCAATAACAGAGGTTGACCATGCAATGAAATGTTTGGAGTGGTACGGTAACAGGTGGTTTATTGAAGAACTCTTCAGAATAATGAAAAGTAAAGGCTTTGAGCTTGAAGCCTCACAGCTTGAAACCGGTGCTGCATTAAAGAAACAGGTTGTTATGGCACTTCAGGTTGCATTAACAATAATGGTGCTTAAATTATCGCTCAACAAGAAAGAAGCATTAAACGCTGAACTGATATTTAACCAACAGCAAATAGAGTTTATAGAGTTATTACTAAAAAATGAAATAGAAGGAAAAACGAAAAAACAACAAAACCCATATCCCTCCAGAAGTTTAGCATGGTGTGCATGGGCAATAGCCCGGCTTAGTGGCTGGAGCGGATATAAGTCTCATGGCCCACCAGGCTACATATCAATGAAAAATGGACTTGATACCTTTAATACTAAATATGAGGGATACCTTGTCGCAATGAAGTTCTTAAAAGATGTGTATAAAGGGTAG
- a CDS encoding VOC family protein — protein MEPIIDHIEITVKDLEQTVSFYDQFLPLLGFSPDKKTSAYIASHDKQVVEYSHPNLCIALTSPRESLKDEVVHRRRPGALHHLAFKAESRKEVDNIYSKLQEINADIVSAPRLYPEYHRNYYAVFFKAPDGIKFEVVCQSV, from the coding sequence ATGGAACCCATAATCGATCACATTGAAATTACGGTAAAAGATCTTGAACAAACCGTTTCTTTTTACGATCAGTTTCTGCCGTTGCTGGGTTTTAGCCCCGACAAGAAAACTTCTGCCTATATTGCTTCGCACGACAAACAGGTGGTTGAATATTCGCATCCCAATCTTTGTATTGCGCTTACCTCACCACGTGAATCGTTAAAAGATGAAGTTGTTCACCGCCGCCGGCCGGGAGCACTACATCACCTGGCTTTTAAAGCTGAATCGCGCAAAGAAGTTGATAATATATATTCCAAATTGCAGGAAATAAATGCTGATATTGTTAGTGCACCACGTTTATACCCCGAGTATCATAGAAATTATTATGCCGTATTCTTTAAAGCTCCCGACGGGATCAAATTTGAGGTGGTTTGTCAGAGCGTATAA
- a CDS encoding MFS transporter, producing MKLKQKYNNIPFNPSKVPFFYGWVILFAATIGVLCSAPGQTTGVSTFTDYLIDNIGISRDQISTAYMFGTIGSSFILTYAGTLYDKYGARWVGMAAALTLGFVLVLFSQSDRIIKAIVPQHSSIYTGVAIATCIVFFFMLRFSGQGVITMVSRNMLMKWFIARRGLANGISSVFVSLGFSIAPLSFDLLIVGTSWRWAWLFMAMGIGIGFFLFVFIFFRDNPEDCDQTPDGEKHGNKERDVIIKPFKQFTLKEARSGLTFWLFVLPSAIYAMFITGYVFHLVSVFGEAGIDKEHALSVFIPISMISVVLAFVGGWISDRIKLQYLLYLMLGGLMVALIALANINTGFYYYAFIIGSAIPSGMYNVLLSVTWPRFYGRDHLGKITGFVMAIIVFFSALGPIVFSLSHSHLGSYSYAIYGLLGIILVISAISFKARNPQDKYEVKS from the coding sequence ATGAAGCTCAAACAGAAATACAACAACATCCCGTTCAATCCATCAAAAGTACCGTTTTTTTATGGTTGGGTGATTTTATTTGCTGCCACCATTGGAGTGCTGTGCAGTGCGCCCGGACAAACAACAGGGGTTTCTACATTTACCGATTACCTGATCGACAACATTGGCATTAGTCGCGACCAGATTAGCACCGCCTATATGTTTGGAACCATTGGTAGTTCGTTTATTCTTACTTACGCAGGTACACTCTACGATAAATATGGTGCACGTTGGGTGGGTATGGCTGCAGCGCTTACACTGGGCTTTGTATTGGTTTTGTTTAGCCAGTCCGACCGAATTATAAAAGCGATTGTTCCGCAGCATTCAAGTATTTATACAGGCGTAGCAATAGCAACGTGTATTGTATTCTTCTTTATGTTACGTTTTTCGGGGCAAGGTGTTATTACCATGGTTTCGCGCAATATGCTAATGAAATGGTTTATCGCCCGCAGGGGGCTGGCAAACGGTATTTCCTCGGTATTTGTATCACTCGGGTTTTCCATTGCTCCGCTAAGTTTCGATTTGTTAATTGTTGGGACCTCGTGGCGTTGGGCCTGGTTGTTTATGGCAATGGGAATTGGCATTGGGTTCTTCCTGTTTGTATTTATTTTCTTCCGCGATAATCCTGAGGATTGCGACCAAACTCCCGATGGCGAAAAACATGGCAACAAAGAACGTGATGTAATTATTAAACCCTTTAAACAGTTTACGTTGAAAGAGGCGCGCAGTGGACTAACCTTTTGGCTATTTGTATTGCCATCGGCCATTTATGCCATGTTTATTACGGGCTATGTATTTCATCTGGTTTCGGTTTTTGGCGAGGCCGGCATCGACAAAGAGCATGCCCTTTCGGTGTTTATTCCCATATCGATGATCTCGGTGGTACTGGCTTTTGTTGGCGGATGGATTAGCGACCGCATAAAACTGCAATACCTGCTTTACCTTATGCTGGGTGGATTGATGGTTGCTTTAATTGCACTGGCCAATATTAACACCGGATTTTATTACTATGCATTTATTATCGGAAGCGCAATACCAAGTGGCATGTACAACGTGCTGTTAAGCGTTACCTGGCCACGTTTTTATGGCCGCGATCACCTGGGGAAAATCACCGGCTTTGTAATGGCCATTATTGTTTTCTTTAGCGCGCTGGGGCCAATTGTATTTAGCCTTTCGCATTCGCATCTGGGCAGCTATTCGTATGCCATTTATGGCTTACTCGGGATTATACTGGTAATTTCGGCAATCAGCTTTAAAGCGCGTAATCCGCAGGATAAGTACGAGGTTAAATCTTAA